ATAAGTTGTCCACCTAGTAGATCTTTAACATCTATTACCACTCCAACCATAATACTCTCACGGATTACTAAATCTGCTGCCTCTCTAGAGGTATCCTTTAGACTATTTTCAAACATTTTTGCAATAGCTTCTTCAGAGATTTCAAGTCTTCCGTCTTCATCCTCATCTGGAGTATAAGTCCATCTAGCAGTTATGTTGACTATAATAGTTGTAATCAAGAATCCTAATATTAGTCCAGATGCCAATCCTCCAACTTGATTTACCTTGTCTCCAATACCAAAAGTCATTTTGGAAACAATAGCTTGAATTACTCCACTAAATAGTTGGACTCCTAAGAAACCTCCAATAAGTAATAGCCCATAACCAATTACTGTTACTAATCCATCACTTTCAAGTTCAAGCCCTATTGCATCAACTATCATTTGAGATAAAAATCCTCCAATAATCATAGTTACAGCTACCAATACTATATACAAGATATTTTTTACCAAACCTATTCTGAAGCCTAGAATAACTCCAAGAACAATAGGTGCTATTAGAACCCAATCATACCAATTCATAAGAAACCTCTTTTAATATATATCTTTTCAATATTACAACTTTACTCTAATATATTTTAATAACGTTTATGTTAATATATAGATAAAAAAATATATTGCTTGTAAAAATCATATCAGAAATCAAAAAAAGAGGGGTCCTAATCTTAGGTTAGGATTAAAATCAAAAGCTATGGAAAATCTTTCAATCTCAAAATTTAGTTTCAAGAAAATTATCACATCTTCATTAATATTAATGTTTATCTTAATTTCTGGAATAAATACTCAAAATAATATATCTGCACAGATGCCACCAATGGGTGGAATGATGGGTGGAGGAATGGGTACAATGGGATCATCAGCTACAGATTCATCTTGTAGGCAAAATCCCGGAACAGGAGAAGTTTTCTGTGAAGTTGAGATGGATGTAAGTATGATGAGTATGACTCACACATCTAGTGATGTGGAACATTATGAAGGTCAAGGAATTTGGTTTCAGGGATGTTTGATTCCTGGTCAGCAGTATGAAAACTATGAAGCTGCTTGGATAGAAAGACATTATAATGCAAATCAGGATCATAGAGGCTCTAGAGCTGGTGATCAGCAGTTTACAAACGTATTTATAAGAGGTAATATGCCGACTCAACCTGGTCAAACAATTGGAAAATGTAAGTATCAATTCTTTAAAATTGATTCTCCATTAGTACAACCTGGCCAGCCTTATCACAATCCCCAATGGGAATCTGATCAAGAAACACAAAGAATGTATGAAGAGGCAGACAGAATTAGAAGAGATGCTGAAAGAAAAAGAGCTGAAGAAGAGCTTCTTCGTGCTAAACAACAGGCAGAGCTTGATCTTCAAAGACAAGAAGAAGAAAGAAAAAGAAATGAACAACAAAATCAGGGTGGATTTGATTTATTCGGGGGCCAGGGACCTGTTGGAAATATATTTAGTAACTCATTTCAACCACCACCAGATGATGAAGTCCCTCAAGGACCTTTCATAAACTTAACTTCAATAGCTGAAATAGATAGATGGAAAACTATGGAATGTATAGGTAATACAGTCCAAGATATAACAGGTATGAGTTATGAACAAGCATATATGGATTTTGCTTTCCCTTTGGGTGTAAGAATGATGGATGAACCAGATTTTTATTACGACGCAGTAGTAAATTGTATGCATTTGAGTTACGATAAGCTTCTCAGCGGAGCTTGGGGAGTAGATACAAATACAAATGGAATGTTTGGTGGAAAGGCTCCAAGAAATGAAATGGATCAAATGCTTCAAAACTGTATAGTGCCGCATATTTCCGATGTCTTAAATATTCCTAATGACATCATTAGAGATGACGCTTTATCAGTTGAATCTGGAAGAAGATCTGTTACAAGAGAAGAAATGCTAGCTGCTTATGACTGTTTTATAAAATTTGATGAAGATATAAGAAATAGTAATTCTTCAGGCAGTCCTCAATATTTTCCACTCAATTCTGATTTGCTTACTTCATTTGTTTACGGAGACCAAGAAATACCTGGGCAAGCATGTATGGTAGATTCTATTTCAGACTCCAGAGGAATGAACAGAGAAGATTCTCAAAGAATAGTTGAAGATTTAGTTAATTTCGCTGTAGGAAGGTCCGACCGGTGGGGATTTCTAGAAAGTGATGCAAACCCTCAGCACAAAAACGATGTAGTTAACAGAGTAATATCATGTAATCAAGAATTAGACTGGCTTAGGGATTACCAATCCTCAATAAGCGGAGGTGGAGTTAATTTAGAAGATATCTTTGCTAGACTTGCAGAACCTGAGTTCCAAAAATGTGTAAAAGATGAATACAAAGAACTTAGTAATGGTGATAGAGATTTTGCAGATATGATGTATGACCAAATGATTGAAGGATTTATGATGTACCAAGATCCAACAGAAATCATAAATAGACCTCTCTCATACAGGCAAACATCAACAATACTTGATTGTGCTGAAGATTTTGGTACAGACCAAGAAACTTTCAGTATAATTCAACCTTATCTTAGTCAATATACTATAGACCTCGACCAAATTGATTTTTCTTGGTCTGGAGGAATGGGATACGATCAAAAATCTGAAACACTTATAGGTTGTATAGATGATAGTTGGCATGAAAATGATCGTGATTTGGGTAACGTAGGTGCAAATGCCGAACAAATAGTTTTCAACATTTTTGAGAGAGGAGGAAGCTTAAATGCCCTAAAGCCTCTTAATAGAGATTATACTCAAGATGAACTTGACGATGTTGTGGAGTGCTTAGAAGAAAGACCTGAATTTGACTGGATATCACAGTATGATAATC
This portion of the Dehalococcoidia bacterium genome encodes:
- a CDS encoding CvpA family protein encodes the protein MNWYDWVLIAPIVLGVILGFRIGLVKNILYIVLVAVTMIIGGFLSQMIVDAIGLELESDGLVTVIGYGLLLIGGFLGVQLFSGVIQAIVSKMTFGIGDKVNQVGGLASGLILGFLITTIIVNITARWTYTPDEDEDGRLEISEEAIAKMFENSLKDTSREAADLVIRESIMVGVVIDVKDLLGGQLIGIIPGEFSDSLDIAQQRREDSD